The window TGGGCGCAAAGGGGCTTAGTTAATCCAACCGGGTATGTCTTGACTTCCCAATCGATCTGCCCGCTTGCGGAGATTAAAACAACCGAGATTTATAACGACTATATGCTCCAAGCCGGGATCGAACATGGAATGTTCAGCATTCTCGAAAACAACAAATCTTGTGCTGCTTCGGTCAGTCTTTACCGGCATCGCTCACGCAAAGAGTTCTCGGAATCAAACGTACGGGTGTTACGTTTCCTTGCTCCTCATCTCCGACGAGCTTTCAAGCTTCATTTCCAGCTCTCCGAAGCCAAAGCTCACTCCGTCGGAATGGAAGCTGCATTTGACGCGCTTCCAACGGGCATCGTTTTATTGGACGCTAGCGGAGATATAGTTTTCATGAACCGAAGTGCGGCTGGCACGACGGCGGAAAGCGACGGCCTGCTCGTCACCGGCAATCAATTACGAGCAGAGCGATCATCGGAGTCGCAACGTATGGCCGCTATGGTGAAGACTGCTGTTTCTCTATCTATAGCAAATGACGTTTCTGCCGGAGGAGCAATCCTGATATCACGGCGTACACGCCCGCCTCTACAACTCGTCATCAGTCCGATTCGAAACACGAAGCTGCAAACTTCTTCGAGCATTGCGGCTGTCACCATCATCAACGATCCCTTACGCTCTCAACGTCCAAGCGAGCAAACAGTTCGGGTGCTCTACGGCCTGACGCCAGCGGAGTGTCGAGTTGCCCTGCTCCTTAGCGATGGACACGGTCCAGGACACATCGCGGAGATGATCGGTGTAACTAAAGAGACGGTGCGCTCGCAAATCAAGAGTATTTACTGTAAGACCGGAGTGAGGCGACAAAGCGAATTAGTTAGGCTCCTATTGAACCACGCAGCGATCCCCAATCGCTGATACTTGGAAGTAGCGAGGACGGTTTCCACTCCGACCGACTGACAAGCGCGAATCGACGTCTCGAGCCAACTTTCAATTCGCATGACCGCTTGCAGGTTTGCTTCCGCCGATTGCTCTTTTGCTTGAACTGGGCGGCCAGCAGGTCGGGATTGATAATCCAGAAAGGGCGTTCTGAATCTTTGAAAAGTACGTTCTCTTGAAGAGTGCTCTTGCCGGAGCCGTTTGGTCCGGCAATGATCCAGAATTGTGGCGGATCAGCCTTTTTGCAGGACAAGCTCGCGCAAACCTAGCTTCTTATTTTCACTCCGAGCCTTGCGAACGTTCTCGCTGAACACGTATTCGATATCGCTGGGAAGCGTTCGACTTGCGGCATTGATGACCCTCACAACCGTGGTCTTGCCTTTTGACACTTGAAACTGCTTCGCAGAAACCCTCTTCTTTGAGCGCTTCGTCTTGAATTTTCTAACAACCACCTTTGACATGCTGCCTGTCCTTTGAAGTAATTTTAACTCAGATGCCCAAAGCGAAAGTAAGGGGAATGGCAACAGCAGCAACCCGGCAAACATTGTGAGTACCTGCTGCATCCATGATGCTGCATGATGCGAAGGCTCACGGCGGTTCTTCTGCTGCTGGTCTCCACAGGCTGTTCTCGAAAGAAGACTCTCACGTCCGATGATCTGAAATCTCAGCTCACCCAGGCAATCTCGTTCGCCGCGGAAGAAGAGATGTTCGTTGATTACGTTCGTGCGGGCCGCGCTACATCCAACTTTGCCGAGCAGCACGCAGCCTATCTCGATGCTGAAATTCAGCGCTCAGCCGACGAACTAGCCAAAGTCGTTCCCCAATCGGGAACCCAGAGTTGCAGAGTGCGGTTTTGCATGATCTCGAGGAACCCGGTGATAGGCGGGACCTATTCTCGGCTGAATCTCGCGATGCTGAAAACGCCGACTGGCTTATTCGACCTTCAGGATTCCCGCCTCGATGAGTTCAGGAATGATGGTGTGCTCAAGCGACGGCCCCAAAAAAAGACTCGCCGTTGAGAAATTGTCGTAAGCTCCAAACTCAAGCACGCCATTCCTTTCAATCTGAAGATGAAGAACACGCTTGAAAGGGAATGTCCCCAACGCTGAACGCAATACTTCCCAAGTACCGGGACGCAGTGGCAGCACGACAAAGTCTTGCTCTGGCCAGAGGGTGTTTCGCTTCAACAGCTTCGTTTCGTGTTTGGAAACTTCGGGGAAACTGGCCAGAGGCAGATCGCTGAACCTGCCCTCGAACGAAACGAAGGAAAAGTCTCCAGCGAGAAACTCCATTAGCTTGGCCACTAACGTTTGTTTCTCTCGCACTACAAATCTGCGAGTCATTCTAAAGCAGTCTCACACAAACCGCGGTATCGATCCTAGTGTTGGCCTCGAAGCCATGGATAAAGGATCAATCCGGCGAAGTCTGCCCACATATGAGCGATGATGACTGGCATTATGCGCCCGCTGCGTATGTAGAAAAGCGAATACACGAGAAAGAGCACTCCGATCATGAGCGCGTACGGGACCCCTTGATAGAAGTGGTATGAGGTTTGCAGCCCGACGCTGATTGCAACCGCCAGTGCTCGACCACCGCCCAGCGCCCTGATCTCCGAGATCGTAAAGGCACGCGCAATCAGTTCTTCAAAGAATGGATTTACCACTACAAGCAAAAGCACCCAGACGCTCAGCACACCCTCCCCAGCAATTTGGGGACGCGCTGGAGGGTGCTTCACTAGCAATTGATAAGCTCGGAAGATAAAGAAGCCCGCGACAGCGTAGGCGATTGATGAACCCACGATCAGCTTTACGCCGTCGCGAAGATCACGCCAGCGAAACGCGAATCCTATATCCGAGAGCTTCTTCCCATTCTGGAGCAGAACGTAGTGCAGCAATCCTAGAGCAACCAACTCAACCGTCAATCCATTGGCGAAACGAAGGGTGAGGATATCGTTGGGCCCAGGCATTGCGTAGCCGGCAAACATGAATGTCGATGAAAGAAAACACTGGCTGAATGCAGTCGCCAAGACTAAGCACAGGCCAAAGATACGACGTCCTTTGTCGATGCAAGGTTCAGGCGCAGCTGCCTCTGCCCATTCCGTGTGAATGCTGCAGTGCTCCGATGTAACCGGAGCTTCATCAGCGCTGGACGCTGAATTCATTCGAGAAGTATGGCTGCGCGGAAGTGGAGCACCAAGTTACTTTGGTATAGGACGCCGACCAGCGTGCTGTGAGATCGCAACGATAGGTTGGCTTGCGATGGGCAGCAACAGCCCCGCTTCTTCTTCGAGGCCGAGGCTCAGATCAGTGAAAATTATTTCGATGAAAAATCCGTGCCCGCAAGACCGTGATTCACAGATGCCAGCCTCGCGGGACCATGGGCCGGCAAACATTGCGAGTACCTGCTGCATCCATGATGCTGCATGACGCGAAGGCTCACGGCGGTTCTTCTGCTGCTGGTCTGCACAGGGTGTTCCCGAAAGAAGACCCTCACCTCCGACGAGCTGAAATTTCAAGCCTGATTTTGGAGTGCCGCGGTTTGTGCGGCACGGATGAGATTAGCCCGGGGTGACCGCAGTTTGGGAACCCTGGGTAAACGGATGAATGAAGTCCACTACCTCTCTGCCGAAGGCCTGCGCGTAGCGAAGCGGAGTGCATAACAAAAGCATTTTTTTCTAGGCCGCTCCGCGCGTTGCGCTCCGCTGAAGCCTGCGGCAGCTCGGAAAAAAATGGTTTTCGTTCGCTTACCCGGGGTTCCTACGTCACCCCGGGCTACTCCCAGTCGTGCCGCAAACTTCGCGGCACTCTTCTCTTTTCGGTGCTCGGATAATGCGGCCAACAGTGTCGCCGCTCGACGATTCAGGAAAAGCCGACCCGCGGCCTTGACTGTCTCTTCTCAAACGACATACGCTGTCGCCAGCGCATGCTTAAACGGCTTCAGGTCGCGTCACCATGCAATGCCAATTGGGAAGAGATGGTGGGCGATGATCGCGTTCGTTGGTGCTCGCAATGCAATCTGAACGTCTATAACTTCGGCGCTCTGACGAAACACGAGCTTTCGCAACTCATCCGCCAGAAGGAAGGATTGAGGTTATGCGGTCGGCTATATCGCAGGGCAGATGGGACGGTCGTCACCAAGGACTGCGAAGGCGGCGCGAAGGCACTTGTCCGGAGAGCCTCCAGGCTCGCGGTTGCGTCACTCGCGGCGGTGATGGGTACCGGGTTCGCTGTGGCTCAGGCCGCCGAACCGCAATCCCTCGTACAAATCAATGAATCTCACACTGGAATTGATGTGAAGGTTGTGGACGAGAGCGGCGCCGGCATTCAAGATGCGCAGATCTGGATTCGTAGTGGAATTTTGAAAGAGCCAATTACCGGCAAGACGAATGAAAAAGGGGAGTGGCAATTCCGCGGTCTCGAACCTGCCACGTATCAGCTCCAGCTTTTTGCCCCAGGACACTCACCCAGCACGCGGAATGTCACCGTCGCCAATCGAACTGTGACCGGTGTGCAGATTCAGTTGTATCAGCCAGTCTTGATGGGCGAAGTCGTTAATGTTGAGTCTCATCGCAACCCGCTGAAGAAGTTGTTTCATCGGCTTGTGAGATAAAGACGTTGCGAAGCCGCAGCCCGTCCAAGCCGCTCCTGTATTCCCTAACATTGACTCCGCATTACGGAAATTTAAGTTTGCCCCTCACGCCACACCTTGAGCGTCATTCGAGCACTGAATCCATCCATGCCTTTGCCGCGCGCTATCTCTAATAGAACTGCCTCGCCCTGGCGAGGCTCAAACTCCAACGCATGAGCTGCGGCCCAAGAGCGAACTCCCGTGTCATCGCTGAGTAGCAACGGCAACAGCGCTCTCTGGTGCTCAACCCCTCGATTTCGTATTTCATGGTAGATGGCCCGTGATGCGATCGGCCGCTGGATTTCCAGCCCGATATCGTTTCTCGGCCTGCGCTCGCCCGTGTTCCGATGCCGCACGTTGATACAACTCGACGAGTTGCTCGGTTGAATATTCCGGATAACGACTCCCCTTCATGTGCCTAGGAGAATAATCTAAGGAAAAAGCGAGCACAGGAACATCCGCCAGCACTCAGATCCGTGAAAATGATTCGGTGCTCCTTTATAAAAACCCGTGTCGCAAGGCCGAGACTCACGGATGCCACCTCTCGCAAGCCTCCGGCAAACATTGCTAGTACCTGCTGCATCCATGATGCTGCATGACGCGAAGGCTCACGGCGGTTCTTCTACTGCTCGTCTCCACAGGCTGTTCTCGAAAGAAGACCCTCACGTCCGAGGATCTGAAATCTCAACTCACCAGCGCAATCTCGTTCGCCTCCGAAGAAGAGATGTTCGTTGATTACATTCGTGCGGGCCGCACCACATCCAACTTTGCCGACCAGCACGCAGCCTATCTCGATGCTGAAATTCAGCGCTCGGCCGACGAACTAGCCAAAGCTGTTCCCCAATCGGGAACCGAATCTGCGCTTCAGCGTTGTCGCATCCAGCTCAACCAGCTTCGCGCAGAACTGTGGAACGTGCGGACACACCGTGAGGACAGGAACGCACTCTCCGCAGCCAAAGCCCGTGTTGAGGAAATTCGCCGTGACTTGGAGCAGGCCAAGTCGGCGCTATGAAAAAACTCCTCGGCATCACGCTCGGCATCATGACTGCGCTCGGAGGATTCGTCGATCTCGGCCAAATCGTCTTCACTACGCAGGCCGGCGCGCTCTTCGGATACAAGCTCATGTGGGCGATCGTCCTCGGCACTGCCGCGATCATCGTTTACATGGAAATGTGCGGACGCATCGCCGTGGTGGCGAAGGAGCCGGTATTCGCGGTGGTTCGCGATCGCCTCGGACGCCCTCTTGGTATCGGCGTGCTGATCGCCTCGAACCTTCTGAACCTGATCACCTGCGCCGCCGAATTGGGCGGCATCGCCATTGTGCTGCGTTTGCTTACCGGATGGCCCGAGAGGCTGCTGCTCGTTGTCGCGGCACTCGGCATCGGCGCGGCGGTTTTTCTCTTGCAGTTCCAGTGGATCGAGCGAATCTTCGGCCTCTCAGGCTTGCTGATGACGGTCTTCGCGGTGTCTGCTTACGTGCTGCATCCGAAGTGGAGCGAAGTTGCGCGCGGACTCTTGCCCGCCGTCTCACAGCCGGATTGCGGACACACTCTGCTCTACGCGTACTTCGCAGTGGGAATTTTCAGCGCGCTGCTCATGGAATACGAAGTCCACTTCTATTCTTCCGGCGCGATGGAAGAAGATTGGAAGCCCGAGGACCTGAGCGAGAACTTCATGGTTGCGGCGTTCGGCTCGGTGCTCGGAGCAGTGCTCACCTGTGCCTTGCTCGTGCTGGGAGCAGTGCTTTTTCTTCCGCGCAACATCTTTCCCGACACGCTCAGCACGGCGATTATGGCTGGCGCCTTCCCCTTCGGTGAGAAGGCTTTGATCCTGGCTCTGCTTGGGACCCTCGCCTGCCTGAGCGGAGCCGCTGTAGAAACGGCTCTCTCCGGCGGCTACAACGTGTGCCAGTTTTTCAATCTTCGCTGGGGAAAGAACCTGCCGCCCAAGTCCGCTCCGGTGTACACCACAACCTGGATCGCCATGCTGGTGGTCGCCGCGCTGCTAGCTCTAAGCGGCCTCCGACCTCTGCAGTTGGTGAATATCTCGATCATCTTTGGCATGGTGGTAATGCCACTGACCTACTATCCGATCCTGCGCGTCGCCGCCGATAAAGGCATCATGGGCGACCATGCGAACCGCCGGTGGGTGAACATCATCGCCGGAATCTTTCTGGTCCTAATCACGATTGCCGCCGTCGCCGCCATCCCGCTCATGCTGCTCACCCACTCCGGTCAGCCGTAACAACATGGCTGTCTTGAATGGCGAATCAAACAAATAGTTCGCCTCTCCTTGTCGATTCTTTCTGTGCTCGACGACGATAGGATGAACGATCTAGCGCGCACGGCCTGAAACTCTCATTAGCGAAAGACAAAAACGAAAAGAACAAGGAGGAGAAGAACCGTGAAATACATCTGTTTGGGCTACTACGACGAAGACAAATTCGATTGCATGACCGAAGGCGAGCAAAACGCGATGTTCGACACCTGCTTTGCATACGACGACCATCTTCGCGCCAACGGGCATTGGGCTGGTGGAGAAGCGCTGCAGCCTCCGGAAACCGCTCGGACCGTGTCCTGGAAGAACGGCAAAGTCGCAACTACCGACGGTCCTTATGCCGAAACCAAGGAACAAATCGGCGGGATCCTCGTTCTAGAGGCGCGCGATATGAATCATGCTGTCCAGCTCATGACGCAGCATCCGGCGCTCAGGTTCGGCAGTATCTTCGAGATTCGCCCAGTGGGGGACTTGAGCAAAATCATGAAAGCAAGTGAGCAGCGACGACGGAAAACTGCAAGCTAAAAGCAAGCTGCCAAGCGGCTAAGCTTGGGTGCGCCTCTCTTGCCCGGTGTTCGGCAAAGGTGGGCACGAAGAATCGTCCGCGAACTTAATTTTGATTGTGTAGCTTGTATTTCGGGAACGCAGGATATCCGATTAAGGTTCATGCTTCCCGGGTGCGCAAACATCACCGTATTCGGAGTCTCGTCCTTACCGACCGGCGACCGCGCACGAGCCGGGAGTCGTTGGCTTTGGCACTTTCTCGAGCTGCTGATTCAGGTGGA of the Terriglobales bacterium genome contains:
- a CDS encoding carboxypeptidase-like regulatory domain-containing protein, with the protein product MLKRLQVASPCNANWEEMVGDDRVRWCSQCNLNVYNFGALTKHELSQLIRQKEGLRLCGRLYRRADGTVVTKDCEGGAKALVRRASRLAVASLAAVMGTGFAVAQAAEPQSLVQINESHTGIDVKVVDESGAGIQDAQIWIRSGILKEPITGKTNEKGEWQFRGLEPATYQLQLFAPGHSPSTRNVTVANRTVTGVQIQLYQPVLMGEVVNVESHRNPLKKLFHRLVR
- a CDS encoding YciI family protein, with the protein product MKYICLGYYDEDKFDCMTEGEQNAMFDTCFAYDDHLRANGHWAGGEALQPPETARTVSWKNGKVATTDGPYAETKEQIGGILVLEARDMNHAVQLMTQHPALRFGSIFEIRPVGDLSKIMKASEQRRRKTAS
- a CDS encoding type II CAAX endopeptidase family protein; the protein is MNSASSADEAPVTSEHCSIHTEWAEAAAPEPCIDKGRRIFGLCLVLATAFSQCFLSSTFMFAGYAMPGPNDILTLRFANGLTVELVALGLLHYVLLQNGKKLSDIGFAFRWRDLRDGVKLIVGSSIAYAVAGFFIFRAYQLLVKHPPARPQIAGEGVLSVWVLLLVVVNPFFEELIARAFTISEIRALGGGRALAVAISVGLQTSYHFYQGVPYALMIGVLFLVYSLFYIRSGRIMPVIIAHMWADFAGLILYPWLRGQH
- a CDS encoding divalent metal cation transporter — encoded protein: MKKLLGITLGIMTALGGFVDLGQIVFTTQAGALFGYKLMWAIVLGTAAIIVYMEMCGRIAVVAKEPVFAVVRDRLGRPLGIGVLIASNLLNLITCAAELGGIAIVLRLLTGWPERLLLVVAALGIGAAVFLLQFQWIERIFGLSGLLMTVFAVSAYVLHPKWSEVARGLLPAVSQPDCGHTLLYAYFAVGIFSALLMEYEVHFYSSGAMEEDWKPEDLSENFMVAAFGSVLGAVLTCALLVLGAVLFLPRNIFPDTLSTAIMAGAFPFGEKALILALLGTLACLSGAAVETALSGGYNVCQFFNLRWGKNLPPKSAPVYTTTWIAMLVVAALLALSGLRPLQLVNISIIFGMVVMPLTYYPILRVAADKGIMGDHANRRWVNIIAGIFLVLITIAAVAAIPLMLLTHSGQP
- a CDS encoding helix-turn-helix transcriptional regulator, encoding MLPSRQEFSDLLGTLYEAAADQSLWEPFIEQLGQKTGATSGALLILDYEHEKYSLSTSWRMTSDSVRLYQEHYHSLDIWAQRGLVNPTGYVLTSQSICPLAEIKTTEIYNDYMLQAGIEHGMFSILENNKSCAASVSLYRHRSRKEFSESNVRVLRFLAPHLRRAFKLHFQLSEAKAHSVGMEAAFDALPTGIVLLDASGDIVFMNRSAAGTTAESDGLLVTGNQLRAERSSESQRMAAMVKTAVSLSIANDVSAGGAILISRRTRPPLQLVISPIRNTKLQTSSSIAAVTIINDPLRSQRPSEQTVRVLYGLTPAECRVALLLSDGHGPGHIAEMIGVTKETVRSQIKSIYCKTGVRRQSELVRLLLNHAAIPNR